A region from the Rosa rugosa chromosome 6, drRosRugo1.1, whole genome shotgun sequence genome encodes:
- the LOC133713768 gene encoding glycerol-3-phosphate dehydrogenase [NAD(+)] 2, chloroplastic → MSRTRAILPSQTQKILPSFIIINHILLLPQRIEQFQSWEGPTIKTEEINHSFTLSLSVTMAALLEPPPPFLNPLLPPSSNPTRPLPHNLKFKRFNLSNNPTLLLTLHSQPTTCCAATPQPEFPDPTSEPTRDRRRAVRLAWEKLVRWSRSLRSKNKTDVLERTNKVVVLGGGSFATAMAAHVANRKDQMEVNMLVRDAQVCRSINENHYNGKYFPEHKLPENVIATTDAKAALLNADYCLHAVPVQFSASFLEGIAEYVYPELPFISVSKGLELNTLRTMSQIIPQALKNPRQPFIALSGPSFALELMNKLPTAMVVASKDKKLANAVQQLLASSYLRISTSSDVTGVEVTGALKNVLAIAAGIVDGMNLGNNSKAALVSQGCSEIRWLATKMGAKPTTITGLSGIGDIMLTCFVNLSRNRTVGVRLGSGEKLDDILGSMNQVAEGVSTAGAVIALAQKYNVKMPVLTAVARIIDNELTPKKAVFELMSLPQVEEV, encoded by the exons ATGAGCCGAACTCGAGCTATACTCCCATCCCAAACTCAAAAAATATTACcatcttttattattattaaccATATTCTCCTTCTGCCACAGCGGATAGAACAGTTCCAAAGCTGGGAGGGACCAACCATAAAAACAGAGGAGATAAACCATTCtttcactctctccctctccgtaACAATGGCGGCGCTGCTAGAGCCACCGCCACCATTTCTAAACCCACTCCTTCCTCCGAGCTCAAACCCCACCCGCCCCCTTCCCCACAATCTCAAATTCAAAAGATTCAACCTTTCTAACAACCCCACCCTCCTCCTCACCCTCCATTCCCAACCCACCACTTGCTGCGCCGCCACTCCCCAACCAGAATTCCCCGACCCGACTTCCGAGCCGACCCGCGACCGCCGCCGAGCCGTCCGGCTGGCCTGGGAGAAGCTGGTCCGGTGGTCCCGGTCGTTGCGCTCCAAGAACAAGACAGATGTTCTTGAACGCACTAACAAG gtggTTGTGCTCGGAGGTGGGTCTTTTGCGACGGCGATGGCGGCCCACGTTGCAAATAGAAAGGATCAGATGGAAGTTAACATGCTGGTGCGTGATGCTCAAGTTTGTCGGTCTATTAATGAGAACCATTATAATGG TAAGTACTTCCCAGAACATAAGCTACCGGAGAATGTGATTGCAACCACTGATGCCAAAGCTGCTTTGCTTAATGCTGACTATTGCCTCCATGCAGTCCCTGTGCAG TTCAGCGCATCGTTTCTTGAGGGAATTGCGGAATATGTATATCCAGAGTTGCCGTTCATATCTGTTAGCAAGGGTTTGGAGCTcaatacattgaggacaatgtctcAGATCATCCCCCAAGCATTGAAGAATCCTCGCCAGCCTTTCATTGCGCTATCAGGGCCTTCTTTTGCTCTGGAGCTGATGAACAAATTACCAACAG cgATGGTGGTAGCgtcaaaagacaaaaaattggCTAATGCAGTTCAGCAGTTACTAGCTTCTAGCTATCTAAGAATCAGCACTTCAAG TGATGTCACAGGGGTAGAAGTTACAGGTGCTCTCAAGAATGTGCTTGCAATAGCCGCAGGTATTGTGGATGGGATGAATCTTGGTAATAATTCTAAGGCCGCTCTTGTTTCACAGGGATGCTCAGAGATAAGATGGCTGGCAACTAAG ATGGGTGCGAAGCCGACAACAATCACTGGTCTATCTGGAATTGGAGATATTATGCTTACATGTTTTGTAAACCTTTCTAGAAACAGAACAGTTGGGGTTCGTCTTGGATCAGGGGAGAAACTTGATGACATACTTGGTTCCATGAATCAG GTGGCAGAAGGTGTATCGACAGCAGGAGCAGTGATTGCGCTAGCGCAGAAATATAACGTCAAGATGCCAGTTTTGACTGCAGTAGCTCGGATTATTGACAATGAACTGACCCCCAAGAAAGCTGTTTTCGAGCTGATGAGCCTCCCTCAG GTTGAAGAAGTCTGA
- the LOC133713767 gene encoding putative F-box protein At3g16210 encodes MPIQPEEDRDVSTLNQNQKPNLVTTQNMSDVTAEEDETTTQKPMPLQEEEEEEEEEEEEEDRDVSTQNPNRVINQNQNQNQNQNMFDGREEEDETITPQNPNLEIPEDIITDILKRLPAKSLVRFRCVCKPWDSLLTDPTFIKSHLERNRSLFQSNLKTNTRLILARYCDTLLSTTDSEAKNVMQAEELDFPLVKNLPYYVKGHCDGLLCLVINDGEEGMLVIYNPSIQQYRKLPSPAGFRSTREAIGIGYDKTKQDYKVVRVPSNYCRMKVPGYKPKVEVLELKSNTWRQIPDEDTPPYFVEHIFQATEVNGGLYWLVEDHHTARCVILRFDLAEEKFRVIAPPPDECSRSIAWIGPLKDWLCVVHTRRLSDVHVWATKDDMTWTRIITTSKFPKIPGRDPFMDSFRYMPLCYTEKGAVLMSVRGERFLTFDHRNNVFEHVAILGAKHWLQETLYCESLVSPGVGVHQTEAARTSGSGVNLLPGDDQAEEDDGEAEGSSSVLRMMASLKRELANLLACTVGLRNAQG; translated from the coding sequence ATGCCTATCCAACCAGAAGAAGATAGGGATGTATCAACCCTGAACCAAAACCAGAAGCCGAATCTAGTGACAACCCAAAACATGTCTGACGTTACAGCAGAAGAAGATGAAACAACAACCCAGAAGCCGATGCCtctgcaagaagaagaagaagaagaagaagaagaagaagaagaagaagatagagatGTATCGACCCAGAACCCGAATCGAGTgataaaccaaaaccaaaaccaaaaccaaaaccaaaacatgtttgatggaagagaagaagaagatgaaacaaTAACACCCCAGAACCCGAATCTGGAGATTCCGGAGGATATCATCACCGACATCCTGAAACGGCTGCCGGCCAAGTCTCTGGTTCGGTTCAGATGCGTGTGCAAGCCATGGGACTCTCTGCTCACGGATCCCACCTTCATCAAATCTCATCTGGAGCGAAACCGATCCTTATTCCAATCCAATCTCAAAACCAACACTCGGCTCATTCTGGCCAGGTATTGTGACACCCTTTTGTCTACCACCGACTCGGAAGCCAAGAACGTTATGCAAGCAGAGGAGCTCGACTTTCCTCTGGTTAAGAATCTGCCCTATTACGTTAAGGGTCACTGTGATGGGTTGCTATGTCTGGTTATCAACGACGGCGAAGAGGGTATGCTTGTAATTTACAACCCTTCGATCCAACAGTACAGGAAGCTACCCAGCCCTGCGGGGTTTCGAAGCACTAGGGAGGCGATTGGGATTGGTTATGATAAGACTAAACAAGATTACAAGGTTGTCAGAGTGCCATCAAACTATTGCAGGATGAAGGTCCCTGGTTACAAGCCTAAAGTTGAGGTCTTGGAACTCAAGTCCAATACTTGGAGGCAAATCCCAGATGAGGACACACCTCCTTATTTCGTCGAGCATATTTTTCAGGCTACTGAGGTGAATGGTGGGCTGTATTGGTTGGTTGAGGATCATCATACCGCTAGATGTGTGATTCTAAGGTTCGATTTGGCTGAGGAGAAGTTCAGGGTGATTGCGCCGCCTCCTGATGAGTGTTCCAGGAGCATAGCCTGGATTGGACCTTTGAAGGATTGGCTGTGCGTGGTGCACACTAGAAGGTTGAGTGATGTGCATGTTTGGGCTACAAAAGATGACATGACTTGGACAAGGATCATTACTACTTCCAAGTTTCCGAAGATTCCAGGGAGAGATCCGTTTATGGATTCGTTTCGGTATATGCCATTGTGTTACACTGAGAAAGGAGCTGTGCTGATGAGTGTCAGGGGGGAGAGGTTTCTTACCTTTGATCACAGGAACAATGTGTTTGAACATGTGGCCATCCTTGGCGCCAAGCATTGGCTGCAGGAGACTCTGTATTGCGAGAGCCTTGTTTCGCCGGGTGTTGGTGTCCACCAGACTGAGGCGGCTAGGACTTCTGGCTCCGGTGTCAATCTTCTTCCAGGTGATGACCAAGCAGAGGAGGATGATGGGGAGGCCGAAGGTAGCAGCAGCGTTCTGCGGATGATGGCTAGTTTGAAGAGGGAGCTCGCCAACTTATTGGCTTGTACCGTTGGCCTCAGGAATGCACAAGGTTGA
- the LOC133713781 gene encoding uncharacterized protein LOC133713781, whose protein sequence is MGHRESIKFDLHSNGFIIILMLVYLNTSVDASIHEYQDDTFIRRSNSFFFHGGSEGLYASKIHSGNDKLASEDMTIDGKSFIRFESITFRRTKESAEKKNEMQQRTGLVEAIVLEVRDREKIGGSYLNSEAICCTPELSKDGSCKVGEVIIQQKPDNPDGPKRMQTFFEGKNEETNMELQTIQINSTGMYYLYFMFCDPELVGTSISGRTVWRNPDGYLPGKMSPLMTFFGLMSLAYLVLGLFWFLRFVQYWKDIIQLHYHISAVIGLGMCEMALWYFEYANFNSTGARPMGITMWAVTFGAVKKTVSRLLLLVVSMGYGVVRPTLGGITTKVLLLGVIYFVASEALELVEHLGNINDFSGKTRLFLVLPVALLDACFILWIFSSLSKTLEKLQIRRSMAKLELYRKFTNSLAVSVLLSVAWIGYELYFNASDPLSELWRRAWIIPAFWVLLAYFLLVVICVLWAPSHNPTGYAYSEETVDDFDEEGISLTSGSGVKVAGIDLASKLERKERKLSSSADHHVFLGEDEEDKRE, encoded by the exons ATGGGTCACAGAGAGAGCATCAAGTTTGATCTTCATTCAAATGGGTTTATAATCATTTTGATGCTAGTGTACTTAAACACCTCGGTGGATGCTTCGATCCATGAATACCAAGATGACACCTTTATACGTCGTTCCAATTCATTCTTCTTCCATGGCGGAAGTGAGGGTCTCTATGCTTCCAAAATTCACTCTGGTAATGACAAACTCGCTTCTGAAGACATGACCATTGATGGCAAGTCCTTTATCAG GTTTGAATCTATCACCTTTCGAAGGACCAAGGAGTCTGCTGAAAAGAAGAATGAGATGCAGCAGAGGACTGGCTTGGTTGAGGCTATAGTACTTGAGGTTAGAGACAGGGAGAAGATTGGGGGTTCTTATTTGAACTCTGAGGCAATATGCTGTACCCCGGAGCTTTCCAAGGATGGTTCGTGCAAGGTGGGAGAGGTTATCATCCAGCAGAAACCCGACAACCCTGATGGGCCAAAAAGGATGCAGACCTTCTTTGAGGGGAAAAATGAAGAGACTAACATGGAACTTCAGACTATTCAGATCAACAGCACTGGAATGTACTATCTTTATTTCATGTTTTGTGATCCAGAACTTGTTGGCACATCAATCAGTGGAAGAACTGTTTGGAGGAACCCGGATGGTTATTTACCTGGAAAGATGTCGCCGCTGATGACATTTTTCGGCCTCATGTCTTTAGCTTACCTTGTCCTTGGTCTTTTCTGGTTTCTCCGCTTTGTGCAGTATTGGAAAGATATAATACAGTTGCACTACCACATCAGTGCTGTTATTGGTCTTGGAATGTGTGAGATGGCTCTATGGTATTTTGAATATGCAAATTTCAATTCAACCGGAGCCAGGCCAATGGGAATTACCATGTGGGCAGTAACCTTCGGTGCTGTCAAAAAAACTGTTTCCCGGCTTCTTCTTCTGGTGGTTTCAATGGGGTATGGTGTTGTGCGGCCAACTCTTGGTGGCATTACCACAAAAGTACTACTCCTTGGTGTGATATACTTTGTAGCATCAGaagcacttgagcttgttgaacATTTGGGAAATATCAATGACTTTTCTGGAAAAACAAGGCTTTTTCTGGTGCTACCGGTTGCTCTATTGGATGCCTGTTTTATTCTTTGGATCTTTTCATCACTATCTAAGACTTTGGAGAAGCTTCAG ATTCGAAGAAGCATGGCCAAACTTGAGCTCTACCGGAAGTTTACCAATTCCCTTGCAGTATCAGTGTTGCTGTCTGTTGCTTGGATTGGTTATGAG TTGTATTTTAATGCGAGTGACCCGTTGAGTGAATTGTGGCGAAGAGCCTGGATCATCCcagctttctgggttttgcttgcaTACTTTCTGTTGGTAGTTATATGTGTTCTCTGGGCTCCATCTCACAACCCAACCGG ATATGCATACTCCGAGGAGACTGTGGATGACTTTGATGAGGAGGGTATCTCGCTCACTAGTGGAAGCGGAGTTAAGGTGGCTGGCATTGACTTGGCCAGCAAGCtagaaagaaaggaaaggaagCTATCAAGTTCAGCAGATCACCATGTGTTTCTTGGGGAAGATGAGGAGGACAAGAGAGAGTAG